CCTACCTGTTCATTTTAACCAAGAAGAGTAGATGTGGAGTTTTATCCTTACCTCTGTATTTTTCCATCCGTAGATATGTGACAGCTCTATGTTTGAATTGGCCCATAAGGTGATAAGGGTACAGTGGTACCTAGTTCGAAATAATGGAAATGATTAGTAATTTTTTAGCACTGCCATTTCAATTATTGTTCTGCACTGATTGGAGAGAAACAAAGTTTCTTCACTATAAATTCACGGGTTTAACGTTGTTCACATACCAAGAAGGGGAAAAAAAAACGAGTGGAAAAACACAAAAGATCATCAATTAAAAGAATGGCTTGCATTGCTGATAAATGGGAGGAACTTAGTGGGAAAAACAATTGGGATGGGCTATTAAACCCCTTGGATCTTGATCTTCGTAAATACATCATTCAATATGGAGAATTAGCTCAAGCAACGTATGACACTTTCATCACGGAGAGAATGTCTAAATATGCAGGAGCTAGCAGATACTCGATGGAAAATTTCTTTACTAAAGTTGGACTTGACCCATCGAAGTATCGTGTAACCAAATATTTCTATGCTACCTCATCCATGCCACTTCCCGATGCTTTCATTACAAAATCAATTTCAAGAGAAGCATGGAGTAAGGAATCAAATTTTATGGGGTACATTGCTGTGGCTACTGATGAGGGGAAAGTTGCATTGGGAAGGAGGGATATTGTGATTAATTGGAGAGGAACTTTGCAAGTGTTGGAGTGGGTTAATGACCTTCAATTTCTACTGGTCCCAGCACCCCAAGTATTTGGTGATGGAGGCTTGCTTCCTTTGTTTCATCCTTTGGTGCATCACGGCTTCCATAACATTTATACAACAGAAAATCCACGATCACAGTTTAATAAAACTTGTGTTAGGGATCAGGTGCGCATGCATATTAATTAACAATTGCTTAGATAACTTTCATGCTGTTAGTTCATATATAGGGTAATTGATGAAATTAAACTAAATAGTCTaacaattcatttttttcttctttgtatAGGTCCTTGAAGAAGTGAAAAGATTGGTGGAGGAATATAAGGATGAAGAGGTGAGCATAACTGTGACGGGACATAGCCTAGGTGCATCCCTTGCAACTCTAAATGCGGTTGACATAGCTTTCAATAAAATCAACAAGTCAAGTAATGGCAAGGAATTCCCAGTCACAGCTTTTGTATTCGCAAGTCCTAAAGTTGGGGATCTCAATTTCCACAATGCATTTTCTAAACTGAAGCATCTTCACATCTTGAGGATTCATAACTTAATGGATGTGGTTCCGAAATACCCACCCGTTGGGTATTTTGACGTTGGGAAGGAGTTAATGATTGACACAACTAAATCTCCCTATGTGATGCCTCCTGGAGAACCTGTCAGCTGGCATTTGTTGGAACCATACTTGCATGGAATTGCTGGTACACAAGGAATTGGAATGTTAGCAGGTTTTAAGCTAGAAGTGAATCGCGATATTTCACTTGTCAACAAACAGTGGAACATACTGAAAGATGAACATTGTATTCCTCCCCTTTGGTGGTCTGAGAAGCACAAAGGAATGGTTCAACGAGAAGATGGAACTTGGCTTCTTCAGGATCGTGATGAGTATGACTTCTGAGAGACCAATTCAATTTTCAAATTGTTGCTTTGTTATTTCCTTTAGTTTCATGTATTGTTTGAATAAAAGGTTTTCGTCCTCATGGGAAAACCACATCCTATTTCATATATATGCAAGTATTATGGTCCTTTATAATAATATGAGTTTTAATTTATCTGGCCTGTTAATTAACTTGCTCTAAGTTATTTTAAAAGTTAGAGAATTGTTTGAGTCTACTAATTagtaattaatgcaaaatatggttacaaaaaaaaaaatcatatatatctctGGGCTTGCCATCTGGTGGTAAGGCTTGTTGGGCTAATTTGTAGCCTTTAATGTTCAAGCACAAAGTTGGGCCACATGCCCAATCGGATGAATGGGCTGCTCGATCCTTAAAATGGGTCGGACGTCTACCTTTACCCAATCCCAAGTTCCATTTCGAGAAAAAAACCAAAATAGTCTCTTATCTTTGGGTTAACACTCAAAATCATCCTTGAATTTTCACATGGAGCACTAATAGTCCTTCATATTTGCAATATTGGTGCACTTTTGGTCTTCCTCCAaacttttgcctattttttaacATTGATTTTGTCCACGATTTCATGTATGAAATTTTCAATtgtctttttatatatttagtagaaataataatttcatgTGAGAGAAGGcgagaagaaaaatattttgttctgtTTAATAGAAATATTATTGTAGCTATAATTCGAGATGTTCATCACTTCGATATTACGTGCATtagtacaaaattaaaaaacagaTTAAAagctaaaatttattttaaaaaaaagaagtcaaTTCAAACACTCAGTAATAATATAAAGAACAAGCagtcaaatttaaatttcttaaatataAAAGTGTGTTACATAGAGTTCTTGTAAACTCTTTGAAGTCAAGAATTTCAGTGGCTTCTTTGCATAGTCTCCCATTCAATAGCATAATAAAGCCATCACCTAAATTAATTAGTGAAACAAATCCAAGACTTTACAAAGATACAGATTTTGCTGCATTTCTTGAGTACTTAAAATCTTGTGATTCCACAAACAAAAGTTTCCTTG
The sequence above is a segment of the Solanum dulcamara chromosome 11, daSolDulc1.2, whole genome shotgun sequence genome. Coding sequences within it:
- the LOC129874669 gene encoding phospholipase A1-IIgamma-like, which encodes MACIADKWEELSGKNNWDGLLNPLDLDLRKYIIQYGELAQATYDTFITERMSKYAGASRYSMENFFTKVGLDPSKYRVTKYFYATSSMPLPDAFITKSISREAWSKESNFMGYIAVATDEGKVALGRRDIVINWRGTLQVLEWVNDLQFLLVPAPQVFGDGGLLPLFHPLVHHGFHNIYTTENPRSQFNKTCVRDQVLEEVKRLVEEYKDEEVSITVTGHSLGASLATLNAVDIAFNKINKSSNGKEFPVTAFVFASPKVGDLNFHNAFSKLKHLHILRIHNLMDVVPKYPPVGYFDVGKELMIDTTKSPYVMPPGEPVSWHLLEPYLHGIAGTQGIGMLAGFKLEVNRDISLVNKQWNILKDEHCIPPLWWSEKHKGMVQREDGTWLLQDRDEYDF